In a genomic window of Deinococcus proteolyticus MRP:
- a CDS encoding DEAD/DEAH box helicase family protein, producing the protein MNKPVLRLDRGTLVMQEPPEVVGDHFTWDQRSQSYRARGMDYRDIALGLREAGIAFEDRAKAFGELNLTYTREITPYPHQAAALTAWKQAGRRGVVVLPTGAGKTLVAQLALKDTPRSALICVPTLDLLQQWYSGLLAAFPDTNIGLLGGGSHDESPLLVSTYDSAAIYAEELAGRYATLIFDEVHHLPSDFHRSVAEMCIAPYRLGLTATPKRSDGREADLGRLVGPVVYSVSPDELSGDTLADYREVIIRVKLSPTEQQRYDECMALRNEYLRMTGIRIGSIEGWQQFIRSSGTLEGRRAFLAHREAKSIAYGTEGKLRVLEEILAQHPSERTIIFTNDNATVYRISREFLIPSITHQTPTKERHTLLERFRAGEYRLLVTSRVLNEGVDVPEASVAVVLSGTSTEREHIQRLGRILRRAQGKKAVLYEVITEGTTEERISQQRRGQWQPAGEAGPDIGPIWETLNAPD; encoded by the coding sequence TTGAACAAGCCAGTGTTACGCCTGGATAGAGGCACTTTGGTCATGCAGGAGCCACCGGAAGTGGTGGGAGACCACTTCACCTGGGACCAGCGCAGCCAGTCCTACCGTGCCAGAGGAATGGACTACCGCGATATAGCCCTGGGGTTGCGGGAAGCGGGCATCGCGTTCGAAGACCGCGCCAAGGCCTTCGGAGAGCTGAACCTCACCTACACCCGCGAAATCACGCCGTATCCACACCAGGCAGCCGCCCTGACCGCCTGGAAACAGGCGGGCCGCCGTGGAGTGGTCGTCCTCCCCACCGGAGCCGGAAAGACCCTGGTCGCACAGCTGGCGCTGAAAGACACGCCCCGCAGTGCCCTGATTTGCGTTCCTACCCTGGACCTGTTGCAGCAGTGGTACAGCGGCCTGCTGGCCGCTTTCCCGGATACGAATATCGGGCTACTCGGGGGCGGCAGCCATGACGAGTCTCCCCTGCTGGTCTCTACCTACGACTCTGCCGCCATCTACGCCGAGGAACTCGCCGGGCGGTACGCCACCCTGATTTTCGACGAGGTGCATCACCTACCGAGCGACTTCCACCGCTCGGTCGCGGAGATGTGCATCGCCCCCTACCGCCTGGGGTTGACTGCCACGCCCAAGCGCAGCGATGGACGGGAAGCAGACCTGGGCCGTCTGGTCGGGCCGGTGGTGTACAGCGTCTCCCCTGACGAACTTTCCGGCGACACCCTCGCGGATTACCGTGAGGTCATCATCCGGGTCAAGCTCAGCCCTACCGAGCAGCAGCGCTACGACGAATGCATGGCTCTGCGCAACGAGTACCTGCGGATGACCGGCATCCGCATCGGGTCCATCGAAGGCTGGCAGCAGTTCATCCGCTCCAGCGGCACGCTGGAGGGTCGACGCGCTTTCCTGGCTCACCGTGAAGCCAAGAGCATCGCTTACGGCACCGAAGGCAAGCTGCGGGTCCTGGAAGAGATCTTGGCCCAGCATCCAAGTGAGCGCACCATCATCTTCACCAACGACAACGCGACCGTCTACCGCATCAGCCGCGAGTTCCTGATTCCGTCCATCACCCATCAGACCCCCACCAAGGAGCGGCACACCCTGCTGGAACGGTTCAGGGCAGGCGAGTATCGCCTGCTGGTGACCAGCCGGGTGCTCAATGAAGGAGTCGATGTCCCGGAAGCGAGTGTCGCGGTCGTGCTTTCCGGAACGTCCACCGAACGCGAACACATCCAGCGGCTGGGCCGCATCCTGCGCAGGGCACAGGGAAAAAAGGCGGTGCTGTATGAGGTCATCACGGAAGGCACCACCGAAGAACGGATCAGTCAGCAGCGACGGGGGCAGTGGCAGCCTGCCGGTGAAGCGGGTCCAGATATCGGACCCATCTGGGAGACGTTGAATGCTCCCGACTGA
- a CDS encoding winged helix-turn-helix domain-containing protein: MSQVLIVDDDPAILEILQAYLVAEGHTVLSASDGFGAREGLPRADLAIIDWMLPGVSGMDLVREARAADMQLPILMLTARGEEEDKLRGLDFGVDDYVVKPFSPREVMARVRALLRRVGVREEVSIGDLSIDLRSHTASLSGLPLELSKLEFDLLTALAQHPGMAWTRERLLERVWGSDFLGTERVVDVHITGLRKKLGDTSDNPQFIETVRGVGYRFREE, translated from the coding sequence ATGTCCCAGGTCCTGATTGTCGACGATGATCCTGCCATTCTTGAAATTTTGCAGGCTTACCTCGTTGCAGAGGGCCACACTGTACTCAGCGCTAGTGACGGCTTTGGAGCCCGTGAAGGGCTACCACGGGCCGACCTCGCCATCATTGACTGGATGCTGCCTGGTGTTTCGGGCATGGACCTCGTCCGTGAAGCGCGGGCCGCCGATATGCAGCTTCCCATTCTAATGTTGACGGCCCGCGGCGAGGAGGAAGACAAGCTGCGGGGCCTGGACTTCGGAGTGGACGACTACGTGGTCAAACCGTTCAGCCCCCGCGAGGTGATGGCCCGTGTGCGCGCCCTGCTCAGGCGAGTGGGAGTCCGTGAAGAGGTGAGTATCGGCGATCTCTCTATAGATTTACGCTCCCACACGGCTTCCCTGAGTGGCCTGCCGCTCGAACTTTCGAAGTTGGAATTTGACCTCTTGACCGCGCTGGCGCAGCATCCTGGCATGGCGTGGACCCGTGAAAGGCTGCTTGAACGTGTCTGGGGGAGCGACTTCCTGGGAACCGAGCGCGTGGTAGATGTCCACATCACAGGTCTACGCAAGAAGCTGGGAGACACCAGCGACAATCCCCAGTTCATCGAAACGGTGCGCGGAGTCGGCTACCGCTTCCGGGAAGAATAG
- a CDS encoding HAMP domain-containing sensor histidine kinase yields MRFFPRLLLSHLLVILLAAFGIFLLAEWLAPTFYRDHVDHMTQMIATPGEAGSVLRADLEQGLRTTLTRALLASLPLAGGAALFAAWLMSRRMGRSVQLLDEGSRAIAQGDYASRLPEAGQDELSDLAHNFNVMAGTLEKVEQGRIELIGNVAHELRAPLAALQGYADAMQDGVMTSEHAARAISREVGAMDRLVRDLSLVSKVEAGKMELYSITMSPQELLEAAQERFMPFFEDKGVTLVVEVAPLPLLWADKERSLQVLANLLSNALRHTPPRGQVTVTAKTQGRAVRFMVADTGSGISGEHLPRIFERFYRADPARSRGEGGSGVGLTISRGLVEAMGGEIEVDSTPGKGSTFAFTLPLAQP; encoded by the coding sequence ATGCGCTTTTTCCCCCGTTTGCTGCTTTCACATCTACTGGTTATTCTGCTCGCTGCTTTCGGCATCTTTTTGCTGGCCGAGTGGCTGGCCCCCACCTTCTACCGAGACCATGTTGACCACATGACGCAGATGATAGCTACCCCTGGAGAAGCAGGTTCCGTGCTACGGGCTGACCTTGAACAGGGCTTACGCACCACGCTGACCCGCGCCCTGCTAGCTTCACTACCGCTGGCGGGCGGCGCGGCCCTATTTGCCGCCTGGTTGATGTCACGCCGCATGGGCCGCAGTGTACAACTGCTAGATGAAGGCAGCCGCGCCATCGCGCAGGGGGATTACGCCAGCCGTCTGCCAGAAGCAGGCCAGGATGAACTATCCGACCTGGCCCACAATTTCAATGTGATGGCAGGGACCTTGGAGAAAGTGGAGCAGGGACGCATTGAACTTATCGGCAACGTGGCCCATGAGTTGCGTGCGCCCCTGGCCGCCCTGCAAGGGTACGCCGATGCCATGCAGGATGGGGTGATGACTTCAGAACACGCCGCTAGAGCCATCAGCCGTGAAGTGGGAGCCATGGATAGGCTGGTGCGTGACTTGAGTTTGGTTTCCAAGGTCGAGGCAGGTAAGATGGAATTATATTCCATCACCATGTCGCCACAGGAATTGCTGGAAGCCGCGCAGGAGCGTTTTATGCCCTTCTTCGAAGATAAGGGGGTGACTCTAGTGGTCGAAGTAGCTCCTCTCCCCTTGCTATGGGCGGATAAGGAACGCAGTTTGCAGGTTCTAGCCAATCTGCTGAGTAATGCCCTGCGCCACACTCCACCTAGAGGCCAGGTGACGGTCACGGCCAAGACGCAGGGCCGCGCTGTCCGTTTTATGGTAGCCGATACAGGTTCCGGAATTTCTGGTGAGCATCTCCCGCGTATCTTCGAGCGCTTCTACCGCGCCGACCCGGCTCGCTCACGGGGCGAAGGGGGCAGCGGCGTTGGCCTGACCATCTCCAGAGGTCTGGTTGAAGCGATGGGTGGAGAGATAGAGGTGGACTCCACTCCAGGGAAAGGCAGTACCTTTGCCTTCACGTTGCCTCTGGCCCAGCCTTGA
- a CDS encoding copper-translocating P-type ATPase, which produces MTHQRTQRGVLEVALKNCSGGTDLQGAEDFLQRLPGVSSVYLDRTRSVAHLGYDPAQTSEQTLRTRIEQASYVCSCQKCSPSQSQPGQPAIGHEQHQHAHHHSAAPHAGHQMSHAGHDEHAGHGAAMVNDMLRRFVVSLILTLPIVLYSPIGEAIGFRAMPPFGLGMNWFGLILATPVVWWGGWPFISAAWRALRRGEANMMTLIALGILVSYLYSLWATAALSSQDVFFEAAAMLTTLSLLGHWLEMRSRFATGRAVEALLKLAPATARVVRDGQEVEVPVEQVIAGDIIAIRPGDRLPVDGEVVSGESYVDESMISGEPVPVAKTSGSKVTGGTVNQNGAFQFRATAVGADTALSRIVQMVQNAQASKAPAQQLADTAGKYLVFVALGSGLLAFIIWTLLGQDIIFALTVAVSAIVIACPDALALATPTAITVGVGRGAKEGVLFKNAGALEANASVNTVIFDKTGTLTEGKPALTDLIPVQGTSETELLHFAASADQLSQHPLAEAIVRGAEEQGVVLSQTQAFNSLSGLGVEAQIDGVQVLIGNRKLMEQQQIRTAGLTSQAEQLATDGKTTMYVAADGRLLGLVAVADRTRESAKVAVQSLHELNIQIVMLTGDNRTTAEAVARQLGIDTVIADVLPEQKADKVKDLQAQGRKVAMVGDGVNDAPALAQAEVGVAIGAGTDVAVETADVVLMKSDPASVATSISLSRQVQSKIKQNLFWAAIYNLLAIPVAAGALYPSMGLLLRPEWAALLMSASTLIVTFNALLLNTTRLDSTHRLSPS; this is translated from the coding sequence ATGACTCATCAACGCACTCAGCGGGGCGTACTGGAAGTGGCGCTGAAAAACTGCTCTGGCGGAACAGATTTACAGGGTGCGGAAGACTTTCTGCAACGGTTACCTGGAGTCTCCAGTGTTTACCTGGACCGTACCCGAAGCGTGGCGCACCTGGGCTATGACCCGGCACAGACAAGTGAACAGACCCTTCGAACCCGCATCGAACAGGCGAGTTACGTTTGCAGCTGCCAGAAATGCAGCCCTTCCCAATCGCAGCCGGGCCAGCCAGCTATAGGCCACGAACAACACCAGCATGCCCACCATCACTCTGCCGCCCCTCACGCTGGGCATCAGATGAGCCACGCTGGCCATGACGAACATGCGGGCCACGGCGCAGCGATGGTGAATGACATGCTGCGGCGCTTCGTTGTATCGCTGATCCTGACCCTGCCCATCGTGCTGTACTCCCCGATTGGGGAGGCCATCGGCTTCCGGGCGATGCCACCCTTCGGCCTCGGCATGAACTGGTTCGGGCTGATCCTGGCAACCCCGGTGGTGTGGTGGGGCGGCTGGCCGTTTATTTCGGCGGCGTGGCGTGCCCTGCGGCGGGGCGAGGCGAACATGATGACCCTGATCGCCCTGGGCATTCTCGTGTCCTATCTGTATTCACTTTGGGCCACTGCGGCGCTTAGCAGCCAGGATGTGTTCTTCGAGGCGGCGGCCATGCTGACTACCCTTTCCCTGCTAGGGCACTGGTTGGAAATGCGCTCACGTTTTGCTACCGGGCGGGCAGTAGAAGCCCTCTTGAAGCTGGCACCCGCAACTGCCCGTGTGGTTCGTGATGGGCAAGAAGTCGAAGTTCCAGTGGAGCAGGTCATCGCCGGGGACATCATCGCCATCCGCCCAGGAGACCGCTTACCCGTGGACGGCGAGGTGGTCAGCGGGGAGTCCTATGTGGACGAGAGCATGATCAGTGGGGAACCCGTGCCCGTCGCCAAGACCAGCGGGTCGAAGGTCACAGGCGGCACCGTGAACCAGAATGGCGCGTTTCAGTTCAGGGCCACCGCCGTTGGGGCCGACACCGCCCTGTCGCGCATCGTGCAGATGGTGCAGAACGCGCAGGCTAGTAAGGCTCCAGCACAGCAACTGGCGGATACCGCCGGGAAGTACCTGGTCTTCGTGGCTCTGGGCAGCGGCTTACTGGCTTTCATCATATGGACGCTATTGGGCCAGGACATTATTTTCGCCCTGACTGTAGCGGTATCTGCCATTGTGATTGCCTGCCCTGACGCTTTAGCGCTGGCCACACCCACGGCCATCACTGTTGGGGTCGGACGCGGCGCGAAAGAAGGCGTACTCTTCAAGAATGCGGGTGCCTTGGAAGCCAATGCGAGCGTCAACACGGTTATCTTTGACAAGACGGGCACATTGACCGAAGGCAAACCTGCTCTGACTGACCTCATTCCCGTTCAGGGAACCTCGGAAACCGAGCTGCTGCACTTTGCGGCTTCGGCAGACCAGCTTTCGCAGCACCCACTGGCTGAGGCCATTGTGCGTGGCGCGGAGGAACAGGGCGTAGTGCTCAGCCAGACGCAGGCCTTCAATTCGCTATCAGGGTTGGGCGTAGAAGCACAGATAGATGGCGTTCAAGTCTTGATTGGCAACCGCAAACTGATGGAGCAACAGCAGATTAGAACAGCCGGATTGACTTCCCAGGCTGAACAACTTGCTACCGACGGTAAAACGACGATGTATGTCGCAGCCGATGGAAGATTGCTAGGCCTGGTTGCGGTAGCTGACCGTACCCGTGAATCCGCCAAAGTGGCGGTCCAAAGCCTCCACGAACTGAACATACAGATAGTCATGCTTACGGGGGATAACCGCACCACTGCTGAAGCGGTGGCCCGGCAATTGGGCATTGATACCGTGATTGCCGATGTTTTACCCGAGCAGAAAGCGGACAAAGTCAAGGACTTGCAGGCGCAGGGTCGCAAGGTGGCTATGGTCGGAGATGGGGTAAATGATGCGCCCGCGCTCGCGCAGGCCGAGGTGGGTGTCGCCATCGGCGCAGGGACGGATGTAGCTGTGGAAACTGCTGATGTGGTGTTGATGAAAAGTGACCCTGCCAGCGTGGCGACCAGCATCAGCTTGTCGCGGCAGGTACA
- a CDS encoding DUF305 domain-containing protein, whose translation MKRIGMLAAAAIASGALAMTTIPNLMAGGGQPTVTTSVNAQSPMNQMPAMGQMMDHSQMHMGQQMGAGDMMSMMGGLETMSGQKLDRAFLSMMIPHHQAAVEMSQEILKTTQDAQVKAWAEGIIAAQKTEISQMTTMLQPYGGPDIGMAAEMDGMMTGMVSEIQQAKDKDAAFVKGMIPHHGSAIMMANIALLKSENPEVLALARDITRAQAQEIYDFQMYLLQ comes from the coding sequence ATGAAAAGAATTGGAATGTTAGCTGCTGCTGCGATTGCTTCTGGTGCCCTGGCGATGACCACCATCCCTAACCTGATGGCCGGTGGCGGCCAACCCACGGTAACGACCAGTGTCAACGCTCAATCCCCTATGAATCAGATGCCCGCTATGGGCCAGATGATGGACCACTCGCAAATGCACATGGGCCAGCAGATGGGTGCTGGCGACATGATGAGTATGATGGGCGGCCTAGAAACCATGAGCGGTCAGAAGCTGGACCGAGCCTTTCTCAGCATGATGATTCCCCACCACCAAGCCGCCGTGGAGATGAGTCAGGAAATTCTGAAAACGACTCAGGATGCACAGGTCAAAGCCTGGGCAGAAGGCATCATTGCTGCTCAGAAGACGGAAATCAGTCAAATGACCACCATGCTTCAGCCCTACGGTGGCCCTGATATCGGGATGGCGGCAGAGATGGACGGCATGATGACGGGCATGGTCAGTGAAATTCAACAGGCCAAGGACAAGGATGCGGCGTTCGTCAAGGGCATGATTCCGCACCACGGCAGCGCCATTATGATGGCCAATATCGCCTTGCTGAAGTCTGAGAATCCGGAAGTGCTGGCGCTGGCGCGTGACATCACGCGGGCACAGGCACAGGAAATCTATGACTTTCAGATGTATTTGCTCCAGTAA
- a CDS encoding helix-turn-helix domain-containing protein: MLEVKEHIALAILSGEHTAAEAAREYEVSASLIRTWRAQFLEAGRAHLQGAKPDAAQKKSGRSSSLRLLFRTRNSRFSSQENPGSRSVDGLLSCCQELPRDHPKLSLSKFAGEVGRPYCVLRGARQKALCSVQCTEQCQHILEAVRFKALEELLSNYRPVCQALQQDA, translated from the coding sequence TTGCTTGAAGTCAAGGAACACATTGCTCTGGCTATCCTGAGCGGGGAACACACCGCCGCAGAAGCTGCTCGTGAATACGAGGTCAGCGCGAGCTTGATTCGTACCTGGCGCGCGCAGTTCCTGGAAGCGGGCCGTGCTCACCTCCAAGGAGCCAAGCCAGATGCGGCCCAGAAGAAGTCAGGGAGGTCAAGCAGCTTAAGGCTATTATTTCGGACAAGGAATAGTCGCTTTAGCTCCCAAGAAAATCCGGGCTCTCGGAGCGTAGATGGACTCCTGTCGTGCTGCCAGGAGTTGCCCAGAGACCACCCGAAACTCAGCCTCAGCAAATTTGCCGGCGAGGTTGGGCGTCCATACTGCGTCCTACGCGGTGCCCGGCAGAAGGCGCTATGTTCTGTACAGTGCACTGAGCAATGCCAGCACATCCTGGAAGCGGTGAGATTCAAGGCCTTGGAAGAGCTACTCAGCAACTACCGTCCGGTTTGTCAGGCCCTGCAACAGGATGCTTAG
- a CDS encoding IS630 family transposase (programmed frameshift), producing the protein MSGWQPSHFSRAQLEERRLAALEWIKRGEHKNQEIADHFGVSVHTVYTWKARLKQNGSLQATVARGASSRLTPAQHEQLRTLLREGAMQHGFPDETWTTKRVAELIGRHFEVWYHHDHVRKILRKLGFTPQMPDGRAAERNELRIASWQEQVLPELEKKVAEGATVIYLDEVGFSLKGVRRRTWSSRGVTPLVGLRANWEKLSTIGAITSDGRFFQHTKSGAIRSADVTRFFQHLLRQVQGNVVVVLDNARTHHAKSTQAFVASHERLSLVFLPPYAPELNPIELVWAYVKRNVLGNFCAHSVSALKEKLHRAWQRVRYVQLPLHLMNSNLRRYQ; encoded by the exons ATGTCCGGATGGCAGCCAAGCCACTTCTCCCGTGCGCAGCTTGAGGAACGCCGCTTAGCTGCTCTGGAGTGGATCAAGCGTGGTGAACACAAAAACCAGGAAATAGCAGACCACTTTGGGGTGTCGGTCCATACGGTCTACACCTGGAAAGCCAGGCTGAAGCAGAACGGTAGCTTACAGGCGACAGTTGCTCGTGGGGCTTCTTCCCGCCTCACTCCTGCTCAGCATGAACAGCTCCGCACCCTCCTGCGGGAGGGTGCTATGCAGCACGGGTTCCCTGATGAAACTTGGACGACAAAACGCGTGGCAGAGCTGATTGGACGGCACTTCGAGGTGTGGTACCACCATGACCACGTCCGCAAAATCCTGCGAAAGCTTGGCTTCACACCTCAGATGCCAGATGGTCGAGCAGCTGAGCGAAATGAACTCCGGATCGCGTCCTGGCAGGAACAGGTGCTGCCGGAGTTGGAA AAAAAGGTCGCTGAGGGAGCCACCGTCATCTATCTGGATGAGGTCGGCTTCTCGCTGAAAGGCGTGCGAAGGCGAACGTGGTCATCCAGGGGCGTTACGCCCCTGGTGGGGCTCAGAGCGAACTGGGAGAAGCTCTCCACGATAGGCGCTATCACCTCGGACGGACGCTTCTTCCAGCACACCAAATCCGGGGCGATTCGCAGTGCGGACGTCACCCGGTTCTTTCAGCATCTGCTGCGCCAGGTTCAGGGGAACGTCGTCGTGGTGCTGGATAACGCGAGAACGCATCACGCAAAATCGACTCAGGCGTTCGTGGCAAGCCACGAACGCCTCTCCCTGGTCTTCCTCCCACCCTACGCACCAGAACTGAATCCCATCGAACTGGTGTGGGCGTACGTCAAGCGAAATGTGCTGGGCAATTTCTGTGCTCATTCAGTCTCAGCCCTCAAAGAAAAGCTACATCGAGCTTGGCAACGAGTTCGCTATGTTCAACTGCCCCTCCATCTTATGAACTCAAATCTACGCCGTTATCAATAA